DNA from Phragmites australis chromosome 16, lpPhrAust1.1, whole genome shotgun sequence:
CAAAAGGGCGCATTTTTAACTGATTTCTAGATCTTCCAAATCcattcatataaaaaaaaacatgatcaCAATTGCTCCCATATGCTTTCCTCAGTTCCAATCAACTAATCTCCTGCATCCACGTTACTTCATTCTGCTACATGTGAGCTGTAGATTCAGACAATCAGACGCTTACTCCCTGCGAGTTGATCCATTTCAGGAGAACTTTACATGCATATGCATCTTACTTACATGCCTATGGATCCTATCTATGCATTGGTTGCATCATCGAACTGTCACTCCCGTCGTCATCGATCGGCCATCGTGATTCACGGTCAATCTTCAACTCCCAGTTGCCCTGCATCTAGTGCGCACAGTGCCGAACATGCATGGATTCTCGCGCCCCTGATATCAAAACGACCGAGCTTCAGTCAAGAGTGGCAGCTCCATATACTTGCACCAATCGTTACACTACCTGTCAGCAGTAGTTTATTAATTACTAGCAACGCATGTGAGGTAACAATGCAACACCCGTCTCACAGAAAAGTGAAAGGCAGGGATGAGTTACTATCATCTGTTCGACGGTCAGCTCTGACGAAGATAAAGATCAATGGTGTGACGGACACTTCAGCATGTCAGCGTTCTTGTTtcaaacagaagaaaaaaagaagtgtTCTCACTTCGCCGGTAAACTAGTTTGAACTTCAGGTTAGGCTGTAGTTCGGTTCTTCTTGCCCCGGCCGTTGGGATCACGCGTCAAAACCTCCACATGGACGGCGAATTCGCAGTGGAAATTTGGTCTGATCCTAGAGATGCAGTGGTCTTACCAGACTGGCCTAATTAGCGTGAGGAGTGAGTGGTAAGGCTCCTAACGCTGTCATGTGCATCCCCATGGTGTACCTTTCCAGCTCGTCGTCAACCATAATTTTAGCGCCACACCACGCGTTTTCTTTCGATTTGCATGCTTCACTGTGTTGTGTGTGGCACGTTGTGAATTTGAGGCATCGTAAacgcctccctctctctctctctctctctctctctctctctctctctctctctctctctctctctctctcccattaGTTTggaagtttttttaaagattataATATGGGAAGTAATTAAGCTAGTTGGGGAATTAATTGATTGGCAGGGTACAGTTTGCGGGGTGGATTCAATGAGTGTAATTTTTGGGTGGATTCAAACAGGGTGTTCAATCAACATTATTTGTGGGTGGTGGATTCAAACAACATTATTTGTTAGTTTGGATGGAAGAGCGATGTCTTGGAGCAACGCGTGCTTTTAGATCATCCAAGTTGTATGATAGAGCTCTTTTAGATTACCCCAGATTGATACTCTCTTCAATCATAAATACTTACGCTTTGATCAAAATTCGATTAAACTTTGAAAATTTTAACCGTCAATCGCTTGTGAAATATTTAAATTAGAATCAAAGAAAAACATACGTAtaaatttgtcttaaaaaatatttttataatattaactttttattagatattataattatattctaataaaaatattagttaaaattGTACGTCGAAAactatgaaaaataaaaaacgtaATGTATTTTTAATCATAGAGAGTaccttttatatttatttattaaccATATATTATGTGGAGGGACTTTGCGATTTAACACGAATCAACTGAAACTCCCGAAGAAATCTGAAATGAATTTCACGTTTGAAATGGGGCCTAAAGTTTGCATCAAGCGTTCAGACTTTGAAGCCCACAGCCTAGTCTCGTCGCTCGTGGCTACCACACGCAACAAAGTTATTAgccataaaaataaaaataaaaaactccaaataTCAAGAGTAAATTACTATTATACCAAAAACCCCTTCAAAGTATCTAAAATTGCTAATTAAGCCCACTCCACTTCCACTCTATAAATTCTCTCACCCTCACACAACTCCAAGAACAGCAAAACCAACACACCGAAGCAGTGAGCTCTGAATCCACATGGCCTCCACAATGCCGCACCatctcgcgctgctgctcctcctcctggccTCACCGGCGGCCACGCGCTtggcggccggcgccggcgcctgcGCGAGCGAGAAGTTCCCGGCTGGGAAGACATACAAGACGTGCGAGGACCTCCCGAAGCTCGGCGCGTCCCTGCACTGGACCTACGACGCGTCCAAGGAGTCGCTGTCGCTGGCGTTCGTGGCTGCTCCCGCCGCGCCCAACGGGTGGGTGGCGTGGGGCCTCAACCCAACCGGCGAGGGCATGCCCGGCGCGCAGGCGCTGGTGGCGCTCAAGGGGTCCGGGTCCTCCGCGCCCGCCGTCAAGACGTACAACATCACGGGCTACGTGCCGCTCGGAGGCGCCTCGACGCCCATCGCGTTCCCGGCCACCGACCTCGCCGCGGACGTCGGCAGCGGAGGCAAGATCCGGCTATACGGCAAGCTGCAGCTGCACAAGGGGATGAAGGCGGTGAACCAGGTGTGGCAGGTCGGGTCGTCCGTCACGGGGGGCGCCCCCGACAAGCACGCGTTCGCCACTGACAACCTCTCCGCCAAGAGCAAGCTCGTCCTCGCCGGCAaggccctcgccgccgccgccgcccccacgCCTGCCCCTGCCCCTGCCCCCGCGCCCGATGCCGGCGGCCCGTCCGCCAGCTCGGGCGGCAGCGACAGCGGCGC
Protein-coding regions in this window:
- the LOC133894805 gene encoding auxin-induced in root cultures protein 12-like produces the protein MASTMPHHLALLLLLLASPAATRLAAGAGACASEKFPAGKTYKTCEDLPKLGASLHWTYDASKESLSLAFVAAPAAPNGWVAWGLNPTGEGMPGAQALVALKGSGSSAPAVKTYNITGYVPLGGASTPIAFPATDLAADVGSGGKIRLYGKLQLHKGMKAVNQVWQVGSSVTGGAPDKHAFATDNLSAKSKLVLAGKALAAAAAPTPAPAPAPAPDAGGPSASSGGSDSGAVSSLAPSAGKSPSAAATARVSAPALLVLALVGFLAMV